A single genomic interval of Clostridium facile harbors:
- a CDS encoding phosphatidate cytidylyltransferase — MKQRILSAVVGLSVLVVILCFYQTVVLNIGIALIAVIGTYEILKTTGNLSQKLFSAVCMVFAAAAPFMKMDGFPDVRTIAILIFLLIIFTILLKTHNQLHVSGLAICVLGTFGISFTLSNLVYIRDDFSPNSLYYIMLIFVLAWICDGGAYFVGRAFGKHKMAPQISPNKTVEGAIGGIVTNLVLAVVFTLIYTAVCHLEFPAKNYIPLLILAFICSFVGILGDLTASIVKRQYKIKDFGNLIPGHGGVVDRFDSIFFVAPVIYVFAGFFPIL, encoded by the coding sequence ATGAAACAGAGGATTTTAAGCGCTGTTGTTGGGCTATCGGTACTGGTTGTTATTTTGTGTTTTTACCAGACGGTTGTGTTAAATATCGGGATTGCCTTGATTGCTGTTATTGGAACCTATGAGATTTTAAAGACAACCGGTAATCTATCCCAGAAACTGTTTTCCGCTGTGTGTATGGTCTTTGCTGCCGCTGCCCCGTTTATGAAAATGGATGGATTTCCAGATGTGAGAACGATAGCGATTTTAATATTTTTATTGATTATATTTACCATTTTGCTCAAAACCCACAATCAGCTTCACGTTTCCGGTTTGGCAATCTGTGTATTAGGGACGTTTGGAATTTCTTTTACATTGTCCAATCTGGTTTATATCCGGGATGATTTTTCCCCTAACAGCCTGTACTACATTATGCTGATTTTTGTGTTGGCATGGATTTGTGATGGCGGCGCTTATTTTGTGGGGCGTGCTTTTGGAAAACACAAAATGGCTCCTCAAATTAGCCCCAACAAAACGGTGGAAGGTGCCATTGGTGGGATTGTCACCAATCTGGTTTTGGCGGTAGTGTTTACTTTAATTTATACCGCGGTATGCCATTTGGAATTCCCGGCAAAAAATTATATCCCATTGTTGATTTTGGCATTTATCTGCTCTTTTGTGGGAATTTTAGGGGACTTAACCGCTTCGATTGTGAAACGGCAGTATAAAATAAAAGATTTTGGGAATTTAATTCCAGGGCATGGCGGGGTAGTGGATCGGTTTGACAGCATCTTTTTTGTTGCCCCAGTCATCTATGTGTTTGCTGGATTTTTCCCGATTTTGTAA
- a CDS encoding isoprenyl transferase yields the protein MEQLTIPKHIGIIMDGNGRWAKKRGLPRSAGHTAGAKLIKSIARRCNELGVKNLTVFAFSTENWARPQEEVSSIINLLRYYLKEIDKYVKENIRIRFIGDWSGFDQDIQDKMAKSEEASKNATGLVFSIALNYGGRAEITHAAKQIAQEVEEGKLAIEEITEQTLSGHMYTAGMPDVDLIIRPSGEYRLSNFLIWQSAYAEYVFMDDILWPDFKVKDLDRAIEEYSRRNRRFGGI from the coding sequence ATGGAACAGTTAACAATTCCAAAGCATATTGGCATTATTATGGACGGAAATGGACGCTGGGCAAAAAAAAGAGGCTTGCCTCGTTCCGCTGGACACACTGCTGGCGCCAAGCTCATCAAATCTATTGCCCGCAGATGCAACGAATTGGGAGTAAAAAACCTGACAGTATTCGCTTTTTCTACCGAAAACTGGGCGCGCCCACAAGAAGAAGTTAGTTCCATTATTAATCTGCTGCGTTATTACCTAAAGGAAATTGATAAATATGTTAAGGAAAATATCCGCATTCGTTTTATAGGGGATTGGTCTGGATTTGATCAGGATATCCAAGATAAAATGGCAAAATCAGAGGAAGCCAGTAAAAATGCTACTGGGCTGGTGTTCAGTATTGCGTTGAACTATGGCGGTCGTGCGGAGATTACCCATGCCGCGAAACAGATTGCTCAGGAAGTTGAAGAAGGGAAGCTCGCTATCGAAGAGATTACCGAACAGACTCTTTCTGGCCACATGTATACTGCTGGCATGCCGGATGTAGATTTAATTATTCGTCCCAGTGGGGAATACCGGTTATCCAATTTTTTAATTTGGCAGTCAGCTTATGCGGAATATGTGTTTATGGATGATATTTTATGGCCAGACTTTAAAGTGAAAGATTTGGACCGTGCCATTGAGGAATATTCCAGAAGAAACCGCCGCTTTGGAGGCATTTAA
- the frr gene encoding ribosome recycling factor produces MKELLKKAEEKMQKTADRLEHEYTTIRAGRANPAVLDKIMVDYYGVPTQINQMAAVSVAEARILVISPWDASSLKAIEKAIQTSDLGINPTNDGKVIRIAFPQLTEERRKEIVKDVHKLREEAKVAVRNIRRDYMDKLKALKKEGGVSEDEIKDGEKKLQVSVDKFCKVIDEIAAAKEKEIMEI; encoded by the coding sequence ATGAAAGAACTTTTGAAAAAAGCAGAGGAAAAAATGCAAAAAACCGCCGACCGTTTGGAGCATGAATATACCACCATCCGTGCTGGCCGTGCGAACCCTGCTGTATTGGATAAAATTATGGTAGACTACTATGGTGTGCCAACCCAAATCAACCAGATGGCGGCTGTTTCGGTAGCGGAAGCCCGTATTCTGGTAATCAGTCCTTGGGATGCTAGCAGCTTAAAAGCGATTGAAAAAGCAATCCAAACTTCTGATTTAGGGATCAACCCAACCAATGACGGTAAAGTAATCCGCATTGCTTTCCCTCAACTGACAGAGGAACGCCGTAAAGAGATTGTAAAGGATGTTCACAAACTCCGTGAGGAAGCAAAAGTGGCTGTCCGTAACATTCGTCGGGATTATATGGATAAGTTAAAGGCATTGAAAAAAGAAGGCGGCGTCAGTGAGGACGAAATCAAAGATGGCGAAAAGAAATTACAGGTTTCTGTTGATAAATTCTGTAAAGTTATCGATGAGATTGCGGCTGCAAAAGAAAAAGAAATTATGGAAATCTAG
- the pyrH gene encoding UMP kinase — MEPKYKRVLLKLSGEALAGDKKFGLNYDVINPICEQIKKLSDLGTQVAIVVGGGNFWRGRSSGAMDRTRADHIGMLGTTMNALGVADALEEQGAIVRVQTAITMQEVAEPYIRNRAMRHMEKGRIVIFGCGTGNPFFSTDTAAALRAAEIEADIIFKATMVDGVYDKDPNKYDDAVKYDNLTFDEVIAKGLNVMDSTAAAMCKDNNIPILVFNLAQPENIVKAGLGEPIGTIVK; from the coding sequence ATGGAACCCAAATATAAGCGAGTATTGTTAAAATTAAGCGGTGAAGCTTTAGCTGGCGATAAAAAATTCGGCCTGAATTATGATGTAATTAATCCAATTTGCGAACAAATAAAAAAATTAAGTGATTTGGGCACACAGGTTGCCATCGTAGTAGGCGGGGGCAATTTCTGGAGGGGCCGTTCCAGCGGGGCAATGGACCGTACCCGCGCTGACCATATTGGTATGTTGGGAACCACCATGAACGCTCTTGGCGTGGCGGATGCTCTGGAAGAACAGGGCGCGATTGTACGGGTACAAACCGCGATTACCATGCAGGAAGTAGCGGAGCCATACATTCGCAACCGGGCGATGCGCCATATGGAAAAAGGGCGTATTGTCATTTTTGGCTGTGGTACTGGAAACCCATTCTTCTCTACGGATACAGCGGCAGCGTTGCGTGCAGCTGAGATTGAAGCGGACATCATTTTTAAAGCAACCATGGTAGACGGTGTTTACGACAAAGACCCAAATAAATATGACGACGCTGTAAAATATGATAATCTCACCTTTGATGAAGTAATCGCAAAAGGTTTAAATGTAATGGATAGCACTGCGGCTGCTATGTGCAAAGACAATAATATTCCAATTCTGGTATTTAACTTGGCTCAGCCAGAAAACATTGTTAAGGCTGGTTTGGGCGAGCCGATTGGAACCATTGTAAAATAG
- a CDS encoding helix-turn-helix domain-containing protein, translating into MNLSEAVRLRILQLCEQNHITINGLAMLSGISQSTVNSIIDGTSKNPTLLTILRICLGLQIELKDFFDDKVFFDLDDE; encoded by the coding sequence ATGAATTTATCAGAAGCTGTAAGATTGAGGATTTTGCAACTATGTGAACAAAATCATATTACAATCAATGGCCTTGCTATGCTGTCCGGAATCTCCCAATCAACAGTGAACAGTATTATAGATGGCACAAGCAAAAATCCCACATTATTAACGATTTTGCGCATATGCTTAGGGCTACAAATAGAACTCAAAGATTTTTTTGATGATAAAGTATTTTTTGACTTAGATGATGAATAA
- a CDS encoding helix-turn-helix domain-containing protein — MNLNEAVQQRILNLCKEKSIPLNQLTYLSNLSPADLEGLINKSKDIDIITTNKLCVAFQISLKEFFDDDLFRK; from the coding sequence ATGAATTTGAACGAAGCTGTTCAGCAACGCATATTAAATCTTTGCAAAGAAAAAAGTATTCCTCTTAATCAACTTACCTATTTATCCAATTTATCTCCAGCCGACCTGGAAGGATTAATCAACAAATCAAAAGATATTGATATCATAACGACAAATAAACTCTGTGTTGCGTTTCAAATTTCATTAAAAGAATTTTTTGATGACGATCTATTTCGTAAGTAA
- a CDS encoding biotin--[acetyl-CoA-carboxylase] ligase, translating into MKEKILELLKQSNEYHSGEELSQRFGVTRAAVWKSIKQLEALGYVIESKTRKGYRLVGTPDILFESELTDLLHSKFLSYSIHHLTNTSSTNDFAKQLAEQNQPEGHVVISEYQTKGRGKKHSQWEAAPGKGIYLSVVLRPEIGVMQLPKLTICVQTAVCLALEQVTQEKIQCQWPYSLYCHGKKLCGILLESFGSIEQLDYTIAGIGIQVNADEDELPDGMTSLLLVTQREQDRKQLAAAVLNHLDIIYHQFCQGQFGSVFQQYWHHYSFQSMPEGDWEYAGIAEDYTLQAVEQNTGKTICL; encoded by the coding sequence GTGAAAGAAAAGATATTGGAGCTGTTAAAACAATCGAATGAATACCATTCGGGTGAGGAATTGAGTCAGAGGTTTGGGGTGACAAGGGCAGCGGTTTGGAAGTCGATTAAACAACTGGAAGCCCTGGGCTATGTAATTGAATCCAAAACCAGAAAGGGATACCGCTTGGTTGGTACACCAGATATCTTGTTTGAATCCGAATTGACTGATTTACTACACTCCAAATTTTTATCTTATTCTATCCATCATTTAACCAACACTTCTTCCACCAATGATTTCGCCAAACAGCTGGCGGAACAAAATCAGCCAGAAGGGCATGTAGTGATTTCCGAATATCAAACGAAAGGCCGAGGTAAGAAACACAGCCAATGGGAAGCCGCTCCGGGAAAAGGGATTTATCTTTCAGTTGTGCTGCGCCCGGAAATCGGCGTCATGCAGCTGCCGAAACTCACCATTTGTGTACAAACCGCGGTTTGCTTAGCGCTGGAACAGGTAACCCAGGAAAAAATCCAGTGCCAATGGCCGTACTCCCTTTACTGTCACGGAAAAAAACTATGTGGGATTTTACTGGAAAGTTTCGGCAGTATAGAGCAACTAGATTATACCATAGCGGGGATTGGTATCCAGGTCAACGCGGATGAGGATGAACTGCCGGATGGGATGACCTCTTTGTTGCTGGTGACCCAACGGGAACAGGACCGGAAACAGCTTGCAGCGGCGGTTTTGAACCATCTTGACATTATCTATCACCAGTTTTGCCAGGGACAATTTGGGTCTGTTTTTCAGCAGTATTGGCACCATTATAGTTTCCAATCCATGCCGGAAGGGGATTGGGAGTATGCAGGCATTGCGGAAGATTACACCTTACAGGCAGTGGAGCAGAACACTGGAAAAACCATCTGTTTATGA
- a CDS encoding DUF2798 domain-containing protein translates to MPKTKFQEFIFTLLTSGCMIFLMGVYNVALHTGGLQYGTFVHAAISFPLEWLIGFLCAFFIASRTAKYLALRIALPQDRPIFKILCIQTFTVCTMVPLMSLLGTIESSGLTVNILVIWIQAMVLNFIIAFPLQIFVVGPLCRWIFRCIFSRTNHKEEKSIEREMIQNGFAE, encoded by the coding sequence ATGCCAAAAACAAAATTTCAAGAGTTTATTTTTACTTTATTAACCTCTGGCTGTATGATTTTTCTTATGGGAGTATACAATGTAGCGCTTCATACAGGCGGATTGCAGTATGGTACTTTTGTTCATGCGGCGATATCATTTCCGTTGGAATGGCTGATCGGGTTTTTATGTGCCTTTTTTATCGCCAGTAGGACAGCAAAATACCTTGCTTTGCGGATAGCGTTGCCGCAGGATAGACCTATTTTCAAAATTTTGTGCATCCAAACATTTACTGTTTGTACTATGGTTCCACTGATGAGCCTGTTGGGAACAATTGAGTCCAGCGGGTTAACAGTCAATATTTTAGTGATATGGATTCAAGCCATGGTACTCAACTTTATTATTGCCTTTCCATTGCAGATCTTTGTGGTAGGTCCACTTTGCAGATGGATTTTCCGCTGTATTTTTAGTCGTACCAATCATAAGGAAGAAAAATCGATAGAACGGGAAATGATACAAAATGGATTTGCGGAATAA
- a CDS encoding N-acetylmuramoyl-L-alanine amidase, translating into MPRIYLSPSTQEYNTYVSGGTEEYYMNLIADAMEPYLYASGIEFVRNTPQMTAASSIRQANQDGNFDFYLSLHSNAAPESDAGKYRGTDVYYYPGSINGKRAADIFADNLKAIYPLPDKVQTRTTTYLGEVTKTRFPAVLIEFAYHDNPEDAAWITNNIGTIARNVVLSLTEYFGIPFIEPQGTKNGVVNVTSGGLYLRNKPSVIADIKTTIPNGSRVKIYGSWQDWYVVEYNGQVGYASKQYIQLV; encoded by the coding sequence ATGCCTAGAATCTATTTAAGTCCGTCCACCCAGGAATACAATACTTATGTGAGTGGCGGAACAGAAGAATATTACATGAATTTAATCGCAGATGCTATGGAGCCTTATCTTTATGCCAGTGGAATAGAATTTGTACGGAATACTCCGCAAATGACTGCCGCATCTTCCATCCGTCAGGCAAACCAAGATGGAAATTTTGATTTTTATTTATCGTTGCATTCCAATGCGGCACCGGAGAGCGATGCGGGAAAGTACCGTGGTACAGACGTTTATTATTACCCGGGAAGTATCAATGGAAAACGGGCTGCCGATATTTTTGCTGATAATTTAAAGGCGATTTATCCTTTGCCAGATAAGGTACAAACACGTACTACCACTTATTTAGGGGAAGTAACAAAAACTAGATTTCCAGCGGTATTAATCGAATTTGCTTACCATGATAATCCGGAAGACGCTGCGTGGATTACCAATAATATTGGAACAATTGCCCGAAATGTAGTTCTGTCTTTGACTGAATATTTTGGAATTCCATTTATTGAACCACAAGGTACTAAAAATGGGGTTGTTAATGTCACGAGCGGCGGTTTATATTTGAGAAATAAGCCGTCTGTAATTGCTGATATAAAAACTACAATACCAAATGGCTCCCGAGTAAAAATATATGGCAGTTGGCAGGATTGGTATGTGGTAGAATACAATGGTCAAGTTGGTTACGCCAGCAAACAGTATATTCAGTTGGTATAA
- a CDS encoding Ppx/GppA phosphatase family protein translates to MICSIIDIGSNTIRLSVYQLQEGTIIPLLHKKTMAGLASYIQDGCMSEEGIHTAIRVLNQYRSLLEHLSIQQVSVFATASLREISNTIQAVKMIQKETGFLIDVISGKREAILDFLGATHILDMKEGILVDIGGGSTELVSYQNASILQASSMEVGSLGLFTQFVGKLFPTKKEQKKIRDYVKKQLDKQKDFRDSQFPALCGVGGTIRATLKLNNSFFQQPDENKSIPAKNVKKLLKQLSQMEPEVLRKVLKVIPDRIHTIIPGMIVLQTMIKHFGCEEIQVSPYGVREGYLYQKILKEGRMDSSNTKSV, encoded by the coding sequence ATGATTTGCAGCATCATTGATATTGGTTCCAATACCATTCGGCTTTCTGTTTACCAACTACAGGAAGGAACCATTATTCCTTTATTGCATAAAAAAACTATGGCTGGGCTGGCTAGCTATATTCAGGATGGATGTATGTCTGAAGAAGGGATCCACACTGCTATCCGTGTATTAAATCAATACCGATCCCTACTAGAACACCTTTCTATTCAACAAGTATCTGTATTCGCGACTGCCTCTTTACGAGAAATCTCCAACACCATCCAAGCAGTAAAGATGATCCAAAAAGAAACGGGTTTTCTAATTGATGTCATTTCTGGTAAACGAGAAGCTATTCTGGACTTTTTAGGTGCTACCCATATTTTAGATATGAAAGAAGGTATCCTGGTAGATATTGGAGGTGGCAGCACAGAATTGGTTTCTTACCAAAATGCATCTATCCTGCAAGCCTCCAGTATGGAGGTGGGTTCCTTGGGATTATTTACTCAATTTGTCGGTAAACTTTTTCCCACCAAAAAGGAACAGAAAAAAATCCGGGATTATGTCAAAAAACAACTAGATAAACAAAAAGATTTTCGGGATAGTCAATTTCCAGCTTTATGTGGTGTAGGCGGAACTATCCGTGCAACTTTAAAACTAAACAACTCATTTTTTCAACAACCAGATGAAAACAAATCAATTCCAGCAAAAAATGTAAAAAAATTACTCAAACAACTTAGCCAAATGGAACCTGAAGTACTACGAAAAGTTTTGAAAGTAATTCCAGACCGGATCCATACAATCATTCCTGGAATGATTGTTCTACAAACAATGATAAAGCATTTTGGCTGTGAGGAAATCCAGGTCAGCCCTTATGGTGTGAGGGAAGGTTACCTTTACCAGAAAATTCTCAAAGAAGGCAGAATGGATTCATCCAATACAAAATCGGTTTAA
- a CDS encoding BMC domain-containing protein translates to MLQTVGVIELKSIAKGILACDEILKSAEIQLISAHTACPGKYEIIITGQLSNVQIAIDRATDNYGEYVLDSTVMGRIEPTVIKALFGGVADCAKGAIGVIETFSGTSAIKAADSAVKAAAVEIMEMSISRGMGGKGYVVVTGDIADVTAAVETGAEYAKNQGLLAGTSLLAAPHEDLWQYI, encoded by the coding sequence ATGTTACAAACAGTTGGAGTTATCGAATTAAAAAGTATTGCAAAAGGTATTCTGGCTTGTGATGAGATTTTGAAATCCGCTGAAATCCAGTTGATTTCAGCTCATACAGCATGTCCTGGTAAATACGAAATTATTATCACTGGTCAGCTCTCTAACGTACAAATCGCGATTGACCGTGCAACTGATAACTATGGCGAATATGTATTGGATTCTACTGTAATGGGTAGAATTGAGCCTACTGTTATCAAAGCGCTGTTTGGTGGCGTTGCAGATTGTGCGAAAGGTGCAATTGGTGTTATTGAAACATTCTCTGGTACCAGCGCAATCAAAGCAGCTGATAGCGCTGTAAAAGCGGCAGCTGTTGAAATTATGGAAATGAGCATCTCCCGTGGTATGGGCGGTAAAGGTTATGTTGTTGTAACAGGCGATATTGCTGATGTTACCGCTGCTGTTGAAACAGGTGCTGAATATGCGAAAAACCAAGGCTTGCTGGCAGGTACATCCTTGCTGGCTGCTCCTCACGAAGACCTGTGGCAGTACATCTAA
- a CDS encoding 4Fe-4S dicluster domain-containing protein, translating into MKIDELKSLIASAGVVGAGGAGFPTAFKLRDGIDKFIINAAECEPLIYTDYYLLKNSLNKVLKGAKAIMDTCGIPEGFMAVKQHTAARLSWTDGQKLTDGISVHCLPDVYPMGDEIIMIYEVTGRIVPPGKLPGDVGCVVNNVETLYNVANAMDNQPVTEKWVTINGDLTNKMMIGVPIGTPVIEIFDKLGIKVPEGDIVVDGGPAMGKPIDYKTAVITKTTKSLLILPDNIPCTASMLGDMRVTMTHASSNCCSCTMCTELCPRALIGYPLEPHKIVRSVTNRVTSNPQDYLVATTCSGCGVCELSACCQGISPRKVYTAVKGELGRNRMRYVHPDDKPLQVMSERDNRMLPSTRFMQRIGVDKYDTVIPEFKAEVKIDPTHISLALRQHVGAPAAPNVKPGDSVKVGDIVGKAADGISANIHSSVNGVVESVDNGVVVIKRV; encoded by the coding sequence TTGAAAATTGATGAACTGAAAAGTTTAATAGCATCCGCTGGGGTTGTTGGAGCCGGTGGAGCCGGATTCCCAACTGCATTTAAACTGCGTGATGGTATTGATAAATTTATCATCAACGCCGCTGAATGTGAACCATTAATTTATACTGACTATTATTTATTAAAAAACTCCTTGAATAAAGTGCTGAAAGGTGCAAAAGCTATCATGGATACCTGTGGTATTCCAGAAGGTTTTATGGCTGTTAAACAGCACACCGCTGCACGTCTTTCTTGGACAGATGGTCAAAAATTAACAGATGGTATTTCTGTTCATTGCCTGCCGGATGTATATCCAATGGGCGATGAAATCATCATGATTTATGAAGTAACTGGCAGGATTGTTCCTCCTGGTAAACTTCCTGGTGATGTAGGATGCGTTGTAAATAACGTAGAAACCCTGTATAATGTTGCAAATGCTATGGATAATCAGCCAGTAACAGAAAAATGGGTAACAATTAACGGTGATTTGACCAATAAAATGATGATTGGTGTTCCAATCGGTACCCCTGTCATTGAAATTTTTGATAAACTGGGTATTAAAGTTCCAGAAGGTGATATCGTTGTAGATGGTGGTCCAGCAATGGGGAAACCAATCGATTATAAAACTGCGGTTATCACTAAAACCACAAAATCTTTATTGATTTTGCCTGACAACATTCCTTGTACTGCAAGTATGTTAGGTGATATGCGTGTTACTATGACGCACGCTTCCTCTAACTGTTGTTCTTGTACTATGTGTACCGAACTATGTCCAAGGGCCTTAATTGGTTACCCTCTGGAGCCACATAAAATTGTTCGCTCTGTAACCAACCGCGTAACTAGCAATCCACAGGATTATTTGGTTGCTACTACTTGTAGTGGTTGTGGTGTTTGTGAACTATCTGCTTGCTGTCAGGGTATTAGCCCACGTAAAGTTTACACTGCTGTAAAAGGCGAATTGGGAAGAAATCGTATGAGATACGTTCATCCAGATGATAAACCTTTACAGGTAATGAGTGAACGTGACAACAGAATGTTGCCAAGTACAAGATTTATGCAGAGAATTGGTGTGGATAAATATGATACTGTTATCCCAGAATTCAAAGCAGAAGTAAAAATAGATCCAACTCACATCAGTCTCGCGCTGAGACAACATGTCGGCGCTCCTGCTGCACCAAATGTAAAACCTGGTGACAGTGTAAAAGTTGGCGATATTGTTGGTAAGGCTGCTGACGGAATTTCCGCAAACATCCACAGCTCTGTTAACGGCGTTGTAGAAAGCGTTGATAACGGTGTTGTAGTAATTAAAAGAGTGTGA
- a CDS encoding EutN/CcmL family microcompartment protein — translation MLMGQVVGNIVSTRKHESLVGSKILEVKLLHENKDIDEFMIAIDCGVGAGIGDRVLITTGSSARLALRDKETAVDAVVVGIIDE, via the coding sequence ATGTTAATGGGACAAGTAGTAGGGAATATTGTATCCACCAGGAAACACGAAAGCCTGGTCGGTTCCAAAATTCTTGAAGTCAAACTATTACACGAGAATAAAGATATAGATGAATTTATGATCGCAATTGATTGCGGCGTAGGTGCAGGTATCGGTGACCGTGTATTGATTACAACAGGTAGCAGTGCCCGTTTAGCGCTGCGCGACAAAGAAACAGCTGTTGATGCTGTTGTTGTAGGAATTATTGATGAATAA
- the pduL gene encoding phosphate propanoyltransferase, producing MNVNPELIASVVAQILAEGSAKGAGEPKPVPVGISNRHIHLSRKDLDTLFGEGYELTPLKDLSQPGQYACKELVTIVGPSLKPITNVRVLGPIRKETQVEISRTDSFVLKVKPPVRESGSLEGSAPIMVVGPKGVINLDKGCIIANRHIHMSLEDGAAYGLNDGDYVDVEVQGERRTKFYDVQVRVNKAFCLEMHVDTDDANAAGLKNGDIVTVVKR from the coding sequence ATGAATGTTAATCCAGAATTAATTGCGAGTGTTGTAGCTCAAATTTTGGCTGAAGGTAGCGCAAAAGGCGCAGGCGAACCAAAACCTGTTCCTGTTGGTATCTCTAACAGACACATTCATCTGTCCCGTAAAGACTTGGATACCCTTTTCGGTGAAGGCTATGAATTAACTCCATTAAAGGATCTTTCTCAGCCTGGTCAATATGCTTGTAAAGAGCTTGTCACAATTGTTGGGCCTTCTTTAAAACCAATTACCAATGTAAGGGTTTTAGGGCCAATTAGAAAAGAAACTCAAGTTGAAATTTCTCGCACAGATAGTTTCGTGTTAAAGGTAAAACCTCCAGTACGTGAATCCGGTTCTTTGGAAGGTTCTGCTCCGATTATGGTTGTTGGGCCAAAAGGAGTTATTAACCTGGACAAAGGCTGTATTATCGCAAACCGTCATATCCATATGAGTTTGGAAGATGGTGCTGCTTATGGCTTGAACGATGGCGATTATGTTGACGTTGAAGTACAGGGCGAAAGAAGAACCAAATTCTATGATGTACAGGTTCGTGTAAATAAAGCGTTCTGCTTGGAAATGCATGTAGATACTGATGACGCTAATGCAGCTGGCTTAAAAAATGGTGATATTGTAACTGTTGTAAAAAGATAG
- a CDS encoding BMC domain-containing protein, giving the protein MIMEALGMVETRGLVAAIEATDAMVKAANVTLIGSEKIGSGLVCVMVRGDVGAVKAAVEAGGQAGSRLGEVVATHVIPRPHSDTTKLFPNL; this is encoded by the coding sequence ATAATAATGGAAGCTTTAGGTATGGTAGAAACAAGAGGTCTGGTAGCTGCAATCGAAGCAACAGATGCTATGGTAAAAGCTGCTAATGTTACATTAATTGGTTCTGAAAAAATCGGTTCCGGTTTGGTATGCGTAATGGTTCGCGGCGATGTTGGAGCTGTAAAAGCTGCTGTTGAAGCTGGTGGTCAAGCTGGCTCCCGTCTGGGTGAAGTAGTTGCTACACATGTAATCCCAAGACCTCATTCTGATACTACAAAATTGTTCCCTAACTTATAA
- a CDS encoding BMC domain-containing protein gives MDKAIALLEVQALTAAIAGLDAMLKAADVRLIHVEKRLGGRLVTIVIDGTVSAVTAAAEAGAQEADKVGSVKLCEVIPSPHEELIPFLYSDDLDD, from the coding sequence TTGGATAAGGCAATTGCGTTATTAGAAGTGCAAGCGTTGACTGCGGCAATCGCCGGACTTGATGCTATGTTAAAGGCTGCCGATGTCAGACTTATCCACGTTGAAAAACGTTTGGGCGGTCGTTTGGTAACCATCGTAATTGATGGTACAGTATCTGCGGTAACCGCAGCTGCTGAAGCCGGTGCACAAGAAGCTGACAAAGTTGGCTCTGTAAAACTTTGCGAAGTAATCCCAAGTCCTCATGAGGAATTAATTCCATTCCTTTATTCGGATGATTTGGATGATTAA
- a CDS encoding BMC domain-containing protein: protein MVEALGLLETRGLVAAIEGADAMCKAANVTLVGSEKIGSGLVNIMVRGDVGAVKAAVEAGGQAASRLGEVIATHVIPRPHNDVEKLLPTK, encoded by the coding sequence ATGGTAGAAGCTTTAGGTTTATTAGAAACAAGAGGTTTAGTTGCTGCAATCGAAGGCGCAGATGCAATGTGCAAAGCTGCAAATGTTACATTAGTTGGTTCCGAAAAAATCGGTTCCGGTCTGGTAAACATCATGGTTCGTGGCGACGTTGGAGCTGTAAAAGCTGCTGTTGAAGCTGGTGGTCAAGCTGCTTCCCGTCTGGGCGAAGTTATTGCTACACACGTAATCCCAAGACCACACAACGATGTAGAAAAATTGCTGCCAACAAAATAA